In Pseudomonadota bacterium, a single window of DNA contains:
- a CDS encoding LLM class flavin-dependent oxidoreductase has translation MEVGLQFIFQNTHAGLSDADMMRKETEVALLAEEVGMDFVLLPEHHFDPAYSMMPDNMQWLAYIAGRTQRMKIGTGAIILPWHENPTRVAEKITLLQILLGDRFILGFGRGLAKEEYRAFGIDMGTSRERFDQAAEIILDILDTGVAEYDTPFFKQSRTHVTPKPEHGYRDREFLSVAMTPESGVAAANLGATMMSFVQLPWAQHHAAVEAWRARFRDVHPNKPLGAPAFSDFTYCHEDPKVAEQVARQYLSKYYASVIRHYDFDGSHWGETKGYGAYQAGAAAIKEVGLDAACEAFVQSQAWGTPEQIVEKWAKRVEMTGELRPAMAVSYAGMPFDMVKDSLRLIGAKVAPQLRKLGGQRKAA, from the coding sequence ATGGAAGTAGGTTTGCAATTCATCTTTCAGAACACCCACGCCGGCTTGTCCGATGCCGACATGATGCGCAAGGAAACCGAGGTCGCGCTGCTGGCCGAGGAAGTGGGCATGGATTTCGTGCTGCTGCCCGAGCATCACTTCGACCCGGCTTACTCGATGATGCCTGACAACATGCAATGGCTGGCCTACATCGCCGGCCGCACTCAACGCATGAAGATCGGTACCGGCGCCATCATCCTGCCCTGGCACGAGAACCCGACGCGTGTCGCCGAGAAGATCACGCTGTTGCAGATCCTGCTCGGCGATCGCTTCATCCTCGGTTTCGGTCGCGGCCTCGCCAAGGAGGAGTACCGCGCCTTCGGTATCGACATGGGCACCTCGCGCGAGCGCTTCGACCAGGCCGCCGAAATCATTCTCGACATCCTCGATACCGGCGTCGCCGAATACGACACGCCGTTCTTCAAGCAGTCACGCACTCACGTCACGCCCAAGCCCGAACATGGCTATCGCGATCGTGAATTCCTGTCGGTGGCGATGACGCCGGAATCGGGCGTGGCGGCGGCCAACCTCGGCGCCACCATGATGTCCTTCGTGCAGCTGCCGTGGGCGCAGCATCACGCCGCGGTGGAAGCCTGGCGCGCGCGCTTTCGCGACGTGCATCCGAACAAGCCGCTGGGCGCGCCGGCGTTCTCCGACTTCACCTATTGCCACGAAGATCCCAAGGTCGCCGAACAGGTCGCGCGCCAGTACCTGTCGAAGTACTACGCGAGCGTCATTCGCCATTACGACTTCGATGGCTCGCACTGGGGCGAGACCAAGGGCTATGGCGCCTACCAGGCCGGCGCCGCCGCCATCAAGGAAGTGGGCCTGGACGCAGCCTGCGAAGCGTTCGTGCAGAGCCAGGCCTGGGGCACGCCCGAGCAGATCGTCGAGAAGTGGGCCAAGCGTGTCGAAATGACCGGCGAGCTCAGGCCCGCCATGGCGGTGTCCTATGCCGGCATGCCGTTCGACATGGTCAAGGACAGCCTGCGCCTGATCGGCGCCAAGGTCGCGCCGCAGTTGCGCAAATTGGGCGGGCAACGCAAGGCGGCGTAG
- the dbpA gene encoding ATP-dependent RNA helicase DbpA, with amino-acid sequence MLFSELKLPAALAQGVRDVGYIDMTPVQAACLPTILAAGDVIAEAHTGSGKTAAFALGLLAALETSISTVQGLVLCPTRELADQVSREIRRLARAIPNVKVLTLCGGVPLRPQLASLTHLPHIVVGTPGRIQELIEKQVLPLDGVKVLVLDEADRMLDMGFADAMEWVVGSVPRARQTLLFSATIGDDIRAVSRRLQREPLDVRIEDDAARPEIEQRFFKVEADHKPAALRALLLELRPESAVVFCNTRHEVRSVERHLVEHGFAALALHGELEQREREEMLVRFANRSCTVLVASDVAARGLDIAELALVVNYELAADADTHLHRIGRTGRAGRRGLALNLCASREQGRLRAIAEAGDEPLHWAELPRASGQASPAPFVTLVVDAGRQDKLRPGDVLGALTGGAGLSADEVGKIDVFATRSYVAIARDAVERARRGLRAGKIKGRNFRVRELAL; translated from the coding sequence ATGCTGTTTTCCGAGTTGAAACTGCCCGCTGCCCTGGCCCAGGGTGTGCGCGATGTCGGTTACATCGACATGACGCCGGTGCAGGCCGCCTGCCTGCCGACCATCCTCGCCGCCGGCGACGTGATCGCCGAGGCCCATACCGGCAGTGGCAAGACCGCGGCGTTTGCGCTGGGCTTGCTGGCCGCGCTCGAAACGTCCATCAGCACCGTGCAGGGCCTGGTGCTGTGCCCGACCCGCGAGCTCGCCGACCAGGTCAGCCGCGAGATCCGCCGTCTCGCGCGCGCCATCCCCAATGTCAAGGTGCTGACCCTGTGCGGCGGTGTGCCGCTGCGCCCGCAGCTGGCGTCCTTGACGCATCTGCCGCACATCGTGGTGGGCACGCCGGGCCGCATCCAGGAGCTGATCGAAAAGCAGGTGCTGCCGCTCGACGGCGTCAAGGTGCTGGTGCTCGATGAAGCCGATCGCATGCTCGACATGGGCTTTGCCGACGCCATGGAATGGGTCGTGGGCTCGGTGCCGCGCGCGCGCCAGACCTTGTTGTTCTCCGCCACCATCGGCGATGACATTCGCGCCGTGAGCCGGCGCCTGCAGCGCGAGCCACTGGATGTGCGCATCGAAGACGACGCCGCGCGTCCGGAAATCGAACAGCGCTTCTTCAAGGTCGAAGCCGACCACAAGCCGGCCGCACTGCGCGCGCTGTTGCTGGAGCTCAGGCCCGAATCGGCGGTGGTGTTCTGCAATACGCGCCACGAAGTGCGCAGTGTCGAACGCCATCTCGTCGAGCACGGCTTTGCGGCGCTGGCCCTGCACGGTGAGCTCGAGCAACGTGAGCGTGAAGAAATGCTGGTGCGCTTCGCCAATCGCAGCTGCACGGTGCTGGTGGCGTCCGACGTCGCCGCGCGCGGACTCGACATCGCCGAACTCGCGCTGGTGGTCAATTACGAACTGGCTGCCGATGCCGACACGCACCTGCATCGCATCGGTCGTACCGGCCGCGCCGGACGCCGCGGTCTCGCGCTCAACCTGTGTGCGAGCCGCGAGCAGGGACGTCTGCGCGCCATCGCCGAGGCTGGCGACGAGCCCCTGCACTGGGCCGAACTGCCGCGCGCCAGCGGCCAGGCGTCGCCCGCGCCGTTCGTGACGCTGGTGGTCGATGCCGGCCGCCAGGACAAGCTGCGGCCCGGCGATGTGCTCGGCGCCTTGACCGGCGGCGCCGGCCTGTCGGCCGACGAGGTCGGCAAGATAGACGTGTTCGCCACGCGCAGCTACGTGGCGATCGCGCGCGATGCGGTGGAGCGCGCGCGGCGCGGACTGCGCGCCGGCAAGATCAAGGGCCGCAATTTCCGCGTGCGTGAACTCGCCTTGTGA
- a CDS encoding DEAD/DEAH box helicase: MSAAFEQLGLHAAALRALAARGYARPTAVQCAAIPAVLAGRDVWAQAQTGSGKTAAFALPILQRCAQLPPGAALQALVLVPTRELAQQVATVCADFARHATRDLKVVAAFGGVSINPQMMALRGGADLLVATPGRLLDLVDHNAVRLHDVHTLVLDEADRLFDLGFAEELTRVLEHLPARRQNLLFSATFPEAVHALAARLLHAPLRIDVPDSGDTTPRITQRAIAVDRARRTALLRHLIASEGWQRTLVFTATRYSTEHVADKLRRAGLNAAALHGELGQGARAQALEDFKRGRVNVLVATDLAARGIDIVELPAVVNYDLPRSTDDYLHRIGRTGRAGASGVAVSLVSADNAAHFALIEKRHALQLPREIIAGFEPTDSPPPATPGSGGIKGKRRSKKDKLREAAAHAGQDETESARPFVWPKPPRPL, encoded by the coding sequence GTGAGCGCCGCCTTCGAGCAACTCGGTCTCCACGCCGCCGCACTGCGCGCGCTTGCCGCGCGTGGCTACGCGAGGCCGACCGCGGTGCAGTGCGCGGCCATTCCGGCGGTGCTGGCCGGTCGCGACGTGTGGGCCCAGGCCCAGACCGGCTCGGGCAAGACCGCGGCCTTCGCCCTGCCCATCCTGCAGCGCTGCGCGCAGTTGCCCCCCGGCGCCGCCCTGCAGGCACTGGTGCTGGTGCCCACCCGCGAACTCGCGCAGCAGGTGGCGACGGTGTGCGCGGACTTCGCCCGCCACGCGACGCGTGACTTGAAAGTGGTCGCGGCCTTCGGCGGCGTGTCCATCAATCCGCAGATGATGGCGCTGCGCGGCGGCGCCGACCTGCTGGTGGCAACCCCAGGACGACTGCTCGATCTCGTCGACCACAATGCCGTGCGTCTGCATGACGTGCACACCCTGGTGCTGGACGAAGCCGATCGCCTGTTCGACCTCGGGTTTGCCGAGGAATTGACGCGCGTGCTCGAACACCTGCCGGCGCGGCGCCAGAACCTGTTGTTCTCGGCGACCTTCCCCGAGGCGGTGCACGCGCTGGCCGCGCGGCTGCTGCATGCGCCGCTGCGCATCGACGTGCCGGACAGCGGCGACACCACGCCGCGCATCACGCAGCGCGCCATCGCCGTCGATCGCGCACGGCGCACCGCGCTGCTGCGCCATCTCATCGCCAGCGAAGGCTGGCAGCGCACGCTGGTGTTCACCGCCACCCGTTACAGTACCGAGCACGTGGCCGACAAGCTGCGACGCGCCGGTCTCAACGCCGCCGCCCTGCATGGCGAACTCGGCCAGGGCGCGCGCGCGCAGGCGCTGGAAGATTTCAAGCGCGGACGCGTGAACGTGCTGGTCGCGACCGATCTCGCGGCGCGCGGCATCGACATCGTCGAGCTGCCGGCGGTGGTCAATTACGATCTGCCGCGCTCCACCGACGATTACCTGCATCGCATCGGCCGCACCGGCCGCGCCGGCGCCAGCGGCGTGGCGGTGAGCCTGGTGTCGGCCGACAACGCCGCGCATTTCGCCCTGATAGAAAAGCGCCACGCCTTGCAGCTGCCGCGCGAAATCATCGCCGGCTTCGAACCGACCGACAGCCCGCCGCCGGCAACGCCGGGCAGCGGCGGCATCAAGGGCAAGCGGCGCAGCAAGAAGGACAAGCTGCGCGAAGCGGCGGCGCACGCGGGTCAGGATGAAACGGAATCAGCGCGGCCCTTCGTCTGGCCCAAGCCGCCACGCCCCCTGTAG